The following are encoded in a window of Pseudofrancisella aestuarii genomic DNA:
- the serS gene encoding serine--tRNA ligase, whose amino-acid sequence MLDAKYVKDNLQEVAEKLATRGYILDIKKFQKLEEKRKVLQEKTQELQEQRNAISKEIGKRKAKGKDASDIFKKVGQINEELKTVEKKLKELLDSINDLMLEMPNLPANDVAIGKDESENVEVRKWGTPRQFHSEAPAKDHADLGEALGMIDFQSAAKITGSRFVVMKNKIARLHRALIQFMLDTHIEKHGYEELYVPYMVNNDSLYGTGQLPKFAEDLFKLQGEFEYSLIPTAEVPVTNLVRDEILETSSLPLHYTAHTPCFRSEAGSYGRDTKGMIRQHQFEKVELIHITTAETGEESLELLTNHAERILQKLELPYRVVKLCTGDMGFSAKKTYDLEVWLPSQNTYREISSCSWCGDFQARRMKARHKNKDMKKPELVHTLNGSGLAVGRTLLAIIENYQQEDGSIMIPQALVKYMGGISVIK is encoded by the coding sequence ATGTTAGATGCAAAATATGTAAAAGATAACCTGCAAGAGGTTGCAGAAAAATTAGCTACTCGTGGTTATATACTTGATATAAAAAAATTCCAAAAACTCGAAGAGAAAAGAAAAGTCCTTCAAGAAAAAACTCAAGAGCTTCAAGAACAAAGAAATGCAATTTCTAAGGAAATTGGCAAAAGAAAAGCTAAAGGCAAAGATGCTAGTGATATTTTCAAAAAAGTTGGACAAATTAATGAAGAATTAAAAACTGTAGAGAAGAAGCTAAAAGAGTTATTAGATTCTATCAATGATTTAATGCTTGAAATGCCTAATTTACCTGCAAATGATGTTGCTATTGGTAAAGATGAAAGTGAAAATGTTGAAGTTAGAAAATGGGGAACGCCTCGTCAATTTCATTCAGAAGCTCCTGCTAAAGATCATGCTGACTTAGGTGAAGCTCTAGGAATGATTGATTTTCAGTCTGCTGCAAAAATTACAGGTAGCCGATTTGTTGTTATGAAAAATAAAATAGCTAGATTACATCGTGCGCTAATCCAGTTCATGCTTGATACTCATATAGAAAAACATGGATATGAAGAGCTATATGTACCATACATGGTTAATAATGACAGTTTATATGGAACAGGACAGCTTCCTAAATTTGCTGAAGATTTATTCAAATTACAAGGTGAATTTGAGTATAGTTTAATTCCTACTGCTGAAGTTCCTGTGACAAACTTAGTACGAGATGAAATCTTAGAAACAAGCTCTTTACCTTTACATTATACAGCCCACACTCCTTGTTTTAGAAGTGAAGCAGGTTCTTACGGTAGAGATACTAAAGGTATGATAAGACAACATCAATTTGAAAAGGTTGAGTTAATTCATATTACAACTGCTGAAACTGGAGAGGAATCTTTAGAACTATTAACAAATCATGCTGAAAGAATATTACAAAAACTAGAACTACCATACCGTGTAGTTAAATTATGTACTGGAGATATGGGTTTTAGTGCAAAAAAAACCTATGACTTAGAAGTATGGTTACCATCACAAAATACTTATAGAGAAATTTCTTCTTGTAGTTGGTGTGGTGATTTCCAAGCGCGTAGAATGAAGGCTAGACATAAAAATAAAGATATGAAAAAACCTGAGCTAGTTCACACACTAAATGGTTCCGGACTAGCTGTTGGTAGAACCTTATTAGCTATTATTGAAAACTATCAACAAGAAGATGGTTCAATCATGATACCTCAAGCACTTGTAAAATATATGGGAGGAATATCAGTTATAAAATAG
- a CDS encoding DUF2254 domain-containing protein, whose translation MFKLIIYLKQFLYRLKAKLWFKPTAYCLLAILGVSICYFLQEFKIFNLYPKRVTAETVTTLLSIINTSMLVVVTFAVGSMISAYTSASKSGTPRVLTLLLQDNISKKATSSFIGAFIFGIVATIGVKSNSFNHSGIFLIFVLTIGVIGWVIFTFILWIDSIARLGQIKILPIITEKQAKSTIENYIKNPYKSCHILVKDKIPENAIPIYSKTYGFLTDIDFAALNKLCEDKDTNIYIVKSIGSHLTVLDKIAYVETTKNLKGNDLDELLNRFILSDERIFSNDPIFCLELLDEIAGKALSPGINDPRTAIYVIDSSTRLIDYLLKNNKENSEIIYNKIFMTEIPLEKFIKSSFEFIRIYGSNNLLVSKKLQASLLHIYQQASLESDKKIILEYTDNCYSQALNELKQGFEQLEFKNYRNSITPTK comes from the coding sequence ATGTTTAAATTAATAATATATTTGAAGCAATTCTTATATAGACTAAAAGCAAAACTATGGTTTAAACCTACAGCATATTGTTTACTTGCTATATTAGGAGTTTCTATATGCTACTTTCTTCAAGAGTTTAAGATATTTAATTTATATCCTAAAAGAGTCACAGCAGAAACAGTTACTACCCTTCTTTCAATAATAAATACTAGCATGTTAGTTGTAGTAACTTTTGCTGTTGGCTCTATGATTTCTGCTTATACTTCTGCAAGCAAATCTGGTACACCACGAGTTCTAACCTTACTACTTCAAGACAATATTTCAAAAAAAGCGACTTCTAGCTTTATTGGAGCTTTTATTTTTGGGATAGTTGCAACAATAGGTGTTAAGTCAAATTCCTTCAACCATTCAGGTATCTTCTTGATTTTTGTTTTAACTATTGGTGTTATTGGTTGGGTAATTTTCACCTTTATCTTATGGATTGATAGCATTGCTAGACTTGGACAAATTAAAATATTACCAATAATAACTGAAAAGCAAGCCAAATCAACAATCGAGAATTATATTAAAAATCCTTACAAAAGTTGTCATATATTAGTTAAAGACAAAATACCTGAAAATGCTATACCTATATATTCTAAAACTTATGGATTTTTAACTGATATAGATTTTGCTGCTTTGAATAAGCTTTGTGAAGATAAGGATACTAATATATATATAGTAAAGAGCATAGGATCTCACTTAACTGTATTAGATAAAATTGCTTATGTAGAAACCACAAAAAATCTTAAAGGTAATGATTTAGATGAACTCTTGAATAGATTCATTCTATCTGATGAAAGAATTTTTTCTAATGACCCTATATTTTGCCTTGAACTTCTAGATGAAATAGCTGGTAAAGCTTTGTCTCCTGGAATTAATGACCCAAGAACAGCTATTTATGTAATAGATTCTTCTACTAGATTAATTGATTACTTACTAAAAAATAATAAAGAAAATAGTGAGATAATCTATAACAAAATCTTTATGACTGAAATCCCATTAGAAAAATTCATCAAAAGCAGTTTTGAATTTATTAGAATTTATGGAAGCAATAATCTTCTAGTTAGTAAGAAATTACAAGCAAGCCTTCTACACATATATCAACAAGCCTCACTAGAGTCAGATAAAAAAATTATTCTAGAATATACAGATAATTGCTATAGCCAGGCCTTAAATGAACTTAAACAAGGTTTTGAACAATTAGAGTTTAAGAATTATAGAAATTCCATTACACCAACCAAATAA
- a CDS encoding phosphoenolpyruvate carboxylase, producing the protein MSFYSIRNELLEHYKSEVELKYKMLNGLFLGLPLDKEHYANSKLEAFSNFCKTELANGKNSIEIVENSFSELSEEEKLKIFIKFIRFIERQIVLIDALEEAAYAKTHDLNGEYSITRLIREVEQNKKQNTFSKELKEYKARLVLTAHPTQFYAKLVLPIINDLKKAIIENDINKVRDIFLQMGKTKFSNKTKPSPENEAKSIIWYLKYVFYNTIPKVQHKLTDDYTNIEIGFWPGGDRDGNPFVTASITKNVSSHLRKSIFNCYNKDLKKLIKKLTFDKVHEDLVKIRKRLKTDKYKTVEQFINALNKIKETIETQYDSLFISKLNNLILKAKIFGFHFAKLDIRQNAKIHHEFFTEIFRKNYKLDYSKLTNDEKIEALIKLCKEKTLNELKISSSLAKELIATIEAIQSIQEQNSYQAIERYIISNADSTISILEVLALFKLFNKGTKNKKIRIEVVPLFETMDDLENSTTIIDELLKIKLYRDNLSVWKNTQTIMLGFSDGTKDGGYFMANWSILEAKKSLSEYFKSKGIKPIFFDGRGGPPSRGGGDMFLFYKGLSNVVSNHDVQVTIQGQSISSKFGNSDTAQYNLEQILTSGLYGKLNLHNAQKLNATENKLITDIGKLSFDAYSKLKNHQKFMGYLTEITPLKYISDMNIGSRPAKRNSGQDIKFDDLRAIPYGTSWMQMKQNILAFYGLGTAIDTLAKEDQTNLDILKRIYNRSLIIKGIFDNALQSIGQTNFDLTKHISKDNEYSDFWKELHNEYTLAKKYLFSITNKDESFLHPNPVKEKSIQMRDDITLPLGILQQYALNCLRNDPNHRFAELLKTIIKKSLAANINANQNSI; encoded by the coding sequence ATGTCGTTTTATTCAATTAGAAATGAACTTCTAGAACATTACAAATCAGAAGTTGAACTTAAATATAAAATGCTGAATGGACTTTTTTTAGGATTACCTCTTGATAAAGAACATTATGCAAATTCAAAACTAGAAGCTTTTTCAAATTTTTGTAAAACTGAATTAGCAAATGGTAAAAACTCAATAGAGATTGTTGAAAATTCATTTTCAGAATTATCTGAAGAGGAAAAGCTTAAAATCTTTATCAAATTTATTCGATTTATAGAAAGACAAATAGTTCTAATAGATGCTCTTGAAGAGGCTGCTTATGCAAAAACACATGATTTAAATGGCGAGTACAGCATAACTAGATTAATAAGAGAAGTTGAACAAAACAAAAAACAAAATACCTTTTCAAAAGAGCTAAAAGAATATAAAGCTCGATTAGTACTTACTGCTCACCCAACACAATTCTATGCAAAACTTGTATTACCTATTATTAATGATCTAAAAAAAGCAATCATCGAGAATGATATAAACAAAGTACGTGATATCTTCTTACAAATGGGAAAAACCAAGTTTAGTAATAAAACTAAACCTTCTCCAGAAAATGAAGCTAAATCTATAATTTGGTATTTAAAATATGTTTTTTACAATACTATACCCAAAGTCCAGCACAAATTAACAGATGATTATACAAACATTGAAATAGGTTTTTGGCCAGGTGGAGATAGAGATGGAAACCCTTTCGTTACAGCTTCAATAACTAAGAATGTTTCATCTCATTTAAGAAAAAGTATTTTTAATTGTTACAATAAAGATTTAAAAAAATTAATTAAAAAGCTTACTTTTGATAAAGTTCATGAAGATCTTGTAAAAATCAGAAAGCGATTAAAAACTGATAAATATAAAACAGTTGAGCAATTTATAAATGCTTTGAATAAAATTAAAGAAACTATAGAAACTCAATACGACTCATTATTTATTAGTAAGCTTAACAACCTTATTTTAAAAGCTAAAATATTTGGTTTTCATTTTGCAAAATTAGATATTCGTCAAAATGCTAAAATACATCACGAATTTTTCACTGAAATATTTAGAAAAAATTATAAGTTAGACTATAGTAAATTAACTAATGATGAGAAGATTGAAGCTTTAATAAAATTATGTAAAGAAAAAACTCTTAATGAATTAAAAATAAGCAGTAGTTTAGCTAAAGAACTAATTGCAACTATTGAGGCTATCCAATCAATACAAGAGCAAAATAGCTATCAAGCTATTGAAAGATATATTATAAGTAATGCCGACTCTACTATTAGTATCTTAGAAGTACTAGCTTTATTTAAATTATTCAATAAAGGCACCAAAAACAAAAAAATAAGAATTGAGGTTGTTCCTTTATTTGAAACAATGGATGATCTAGAAAACTCAACTACTATTATTGATGAGCTGCTTAAAATAAAACTTTATAGAGATAATTTATCTGTTTGGAAAAACACTCAAACTATTATGTTAGGATTTTCTGATGGAACTAAAGATGGTGGCTATTTTATGGCTAATTGGTCTATACTTGAAGCTAAAAAATCGCTTAGCGAATATTTTAAATCCAAAGGAATAAAACCTATCTTCTTTGATGGCAGAGGCGGCCCCCCTTCTCGTGGTGGTGGAGATATGTTCTTGTTTTATAAAGGTTTATCAAATGTAGTTTCAAACCATGATGTACAAGTAACGATTCAGGGGCAAAGCATATCCTCTAAGTTTGGGAACTCAGATACAGCACAATATAACTTAGAACAAATATTAACTTCTGGGTTATACGGTAAACTTAATTTACATAATGCTCAAAAGTTAAACGCTACAGAAAATAAGCTTATAACTGATATAGGTAAACTTTCATTTGATGCTTACTCAAAACTAAAAAACCATCAAAAATTTATGGGTTACTTAACAGAAATAACCCCTTTAAAATATATTAGTGATATGAATATTGGTTCACGCCCTGCCAAAAGAAATTCTGGGCAAGATATAAAATTTGATGATTTACGAGCAATTCCTTATGGTACATCTTGGATGCAGATGAAGCAAAATATTCTTGCCTTCTATGGATTAGGAACTGCTATTGATACGTTAGCGAAAGAAGATCAAACAAACCTAGATATTCTAAAAAGAATATATAATCGTTCATTAATTATTAAAGGTATTTTTGATAATGCTCTGCAAAGCATTGGTCAAACCAATTTTGATTTAACTAAACATATAAGCAAAGATAATGAATATAGCGACTTTTGGAAAGAGCTGCATAATGAATACACTTTAGCCAAAAAATATTTATTTTCTATTACAAATAAAGATGAATCTTTTTTACATCCAAATCCTGTAAAAGAAAAGTCTATTCAAATGAGGGATGATATAACCTTACCTCTTGGAATTTTGCAACAATATGCCCTTAACTGCTTAAGAAACGATCCAAACCACCGTTTTGCAGAACTACTAAAGACTATAATAAAGAAATCTCTAGCCGCAAATATTAATGCAAATCAAAACTCTATATAA